AGAAACAACGGGCTTGGTAACATATTCAAGAAATGTAACAAAAGAATTATTAAAAATGAATGATAGAATAAAAATGATTCCTATCTCCTCTCTTGAATTTAAGGTAGGGGAAAGATTGGTTGGAGGATATATATTTTCTGGTTTAAAATTTGCAAAAATATTTGCAAAAAAAATAGATGGAGACATTGTTCATTCATTGGATTTGCAAGTAATTCATCCAAAAACAAATATTGTTACACTACATGATTTAACAGCTCTTTATAGAAGTAAACTAGAAAAGTATCTTTATAAGTTTCTTTTAACAAGATTGGGACACATGAAAAAAATAATCACTCCAACAAATTATATCGCAGATAATGTTGCCAAGATAACAGGTGTTAATAGAGAAAAATTTATTACTGTATACTATGGATTAAATCATAAAATGTTTTATCCATCTAATAAAACTCCAGAAGAAATAGCACAGGATAAGTATAACTTGGTTCATGTTGGAGAAGTAAGAGAAAGAAAAAATATTCATTTAATATTAGAGGCAATTACAGCGTTGGGAGAAGGATATAGATTTATTCACATTGGACCAGATAGAGAATTAAATTATAAAGAAAAATGTCTTGAAATAGCGAGGAAAAATGATATTGATTTTATTAATATTGGGTATCTCTCACAAGAAAAAATAAAGGATTATTATACCCATGCAGATTTATTTGTCTTTCCTTCAAAGGATGAAGGATTTGGATTGCCTCCTCTTGAAGCAATGGCATGTGGAACAACAAGTGTGGTTTCAAATATTCCAGTTTTTAGAGAGATATATAAAAACAGTGTTTATTATTCCGAATTAAATCCGAACGAGTTGGCTGATAAAATAGAATACGCAGTGAAGCATAAAAAACCAAAAAATGAATTAATTTCATATGCAAAAAAATTTACTTGGGAAAAAGCTGCTGAAAATTTACTTAAAATTTATGAAGAAGCTTCAGAAAAGTGATTTATTTGCATTTTAATTGCAAATAATATTTAAATATTGATTTGCAACCTATTACATAAGGAAAATAAAATCCGAGGTTGGCATAAAAATTTTTAACTTCTCTCTTTTTTCTTCCATGCTTTACATCATAATAGTTACTCCAAGATGCAATAAGAAATGCGTTTATCCCAGAAAAATTTTAAACTTCTAAAAGCCATTTCCATAATGGAATGCATTTTATCTTCTTCTTTTCCCTATCTATTTCATCTTCATAATCCCATGTAATTATCAATAAATTTTTGCATTTTAATTCATCGCTTGCTTTAACCAGCGATTTTATTTCTCTTTTTTCTATTTCATCTTTTCCAGAAGCATATGTAACTTGAATAAGTTGCTCAATGTTTATTCCTTCCTTGACCAAAAAATCAACTTCATTTTGCTGAGGTGTTTGATAAAAGTATATTTTCTTTCTTCTTCTTAAAAGATCTAACACAACGATATTTTCCATAGCTTTTCCTATATTTTTTAAAGAGCCAGGATAAAGTGCTTCAACAACACCTGTATCTATAGCATATATTTTTTTAGGT
The Thermoplasmatales archaeon DNA segment above includes these coding regions:
- a CDS encoding glycosyltransferase family 4 protein, with the translated sequence MNITILACEGKETTGLVTYSRNVTKELLKMNDRIKMIPISSLEFKVGERLVGGYIFSGLKFAKIFAKKIDGDIVHSLDLQVIHPKTNIVTLHDLTALYRSKLEKYLYKFLLTRLGHMKKIITPTNYIADNVAKITGVNREKFITVYYGLNHKMFYPSNKTPEEIAQDKYNLVHVGEVRERKNIHLILEAITALGEGYRFIHIGPDRELNYKEKCLEIARKNDIDFINIGYLSQEKIKDYYTHADLFVFPSKDEGFGLPPLEAMACGTTSVVSNIPVFREIYKNSVYYSELNPNELADKIEYAVKHKKPKNELISYAKKFTWEKAAENLLKIYEEASEK